A genomic region of Janthinobacterium lividum contains the following coding sequences:
- a CDS encoding penicillin-binding protein 1A produces MTAKRTGFPWPSRRATVRGFIIAGCAALAAAVLLAAWLFLYVRPRLPELDVITDYQPKIPLRVYTADNVLIGEFGEEHRDFVPIAQVPEMMKKALLAIEDGRFYEHHGIDFVRAGGAVLSNLRHGFGHGGGSTITMQVARNFFLTREKVASRKLNEIMLALKIEAALSKDQILELYMNQMYLGQRSFGFGSAAQTYFGKPLSELSIAEMAMLAGLPQNPSRHNPISNPKKAHARQQLVLKRMRELDYISEGQYRQALAQPLHINTRGKQGFDTHAEYVAELARQAVYAQYKEDSYTKGISVYTTILKADQDAAYASTRRNVIAYDQRHGYRGPETFIDMPADPEQRDDAIDAALQKRPDSDGLIAAVVTEVVNGKVIADTGDGDAKAITGDGLRFAAPALSAKASAGIKLRPGAVIRITQDAKGNWAITQVPLVAAAFVSLDAETGAYHAMVGGFDYNLQKFNHVTQAWRQPGSAMKPFVYSAALEKGFSPATLINDAPLEMQAGGKVWAPQNDDFKFDGPITMRYALAQSKNVASVRILRALGVSYTHDFMEKFGFDPARQPSNLTMALGTGSVTPVQMAGAYALFANGGHQVEPYLIDRIVDAKGAVLMQTKPPAPNDDKTLALDPRNAFVMDSMLREVARTGTGAAATKKLGRSDIAGKTGTTSDAVDGWFAGYGGGIVAVAWMGYDEPKSLGGREFGSTLAMPIWIDYMRTALSTRPQITRAVPAGLSQVDGEWLYDEFIDMNGVKTLDMDVETPTDPAAVPETVPPETTN; encoded by the coding sequence TTGACTGCCAAACGAACCGGATTCCCCTGGCCTTCCCGCCGCGCCACCGTGCGCGGCTTCATCATCGCCGGCTGCGCCGCGCTGGCCGCAGCCGTGCTGCTGGCCGCCTGGCTGTTCCTGTACGTGCGCCCCCGCCTGCCCGAACTGGACGTCATCACGGACTACCAGCCGAAGATACCGCTGCGCGTGTACACGGCCGACAATGTGCTGATCGGCGAATTCGGCGAGGAACACCGCGACTTCGTGCCGATCGCGCAAGTGCCGGAAATGATGAAAAAGGCCCTGCTGGCCATCGAGGATGGCCGCTTCTACGAACACCACGGCATCGACTTCGTGCGCGCCGGCGGCGCCGTGCTGTCGAACCTGCGCCACGGCTTCGGCCACGGCGGCGGCTCCACCATCACCATGCAGGTGGCGCGCAACTTCTTCCTGACGCGTGAAAAAGTCGCCTCGCGCAAGCTCAATGAAATCATGCTGGCCCTGAAAATCGAGGCTGCCCTGTCGAAAGACCAGATTCTCGAGCTGTACATGAACCAGATGTACCTGGGCCAGCGCTCGTTCGGCTTCGGCAGCGCGGCGCAGACGTATTTCGGCAAGCCCCTGTCCGAACTGTCGATCGCGGAAATGGCCATGCTGGCCGGCTTGCCGCAAAACCCCTCGCGCCACAACCCGATCAGCAATCCGAAAAAGGCGCACGCACGCCAGCAGCTGGTATTGAAACGCATGCGCGAACTCGATTACATCAGCGAAGGCCAGTACCGGCAGGCGCTGGCCCAGCCGCTGCATATCAATACCCGCGGCAAGCAGGGTTTCGACACGCACGCCGAATACGTGGCCGAACTGGCGCGCCAGGCCGTGTATGCCCAATACAAGGAAGACAGCTACACCAAGGGCATCAGCGTCTACACGACGATATTGAAAGCCGACCAGGACGCGGCCTACGCCTCGACGCGCCGCAACGTCATCGCCTACGACCAGCGCCACGGCTACCGCGGCCCGGAAACCTTCATCGACATGCCGGCCGACCCCGAGCAGCGCGACGACGCCATCGACGCGGCGCTGCAAAAACGCCCGGACAGCGATGGCCTGATCGCCGCCGTCGTCACGGAAGTGGTGAACGGCAAAGTGATCGCCGACACGGGCGATGGCGACGCCAAGGCCATCACGGGCGACGGCTTGCGCTTTGCCGCCCCGGCGCTGTCCGCCAAGGCGAGCGCCGGCATCAAACTGCGCCCGGGCGCCGTAATCCGCATCACCCAGGACGCCAAGGGCAACTGGGCCATCACGCAAGTGCCGCTGGTGGCCGCCGCCTTCGTCTCGCTGGACGCGGAGACAGGCGCCTACCACGCCATGGTGGGCGGCTTCGACTACAACCTGCAAAAATTCAACCACGTGACGCAGGCTTGGCGCCAGCCCGGTTCGGCCATGAAACCGTTTGTGTATTCGGCGGCGCTGGAAAAAGGCTTTTCGCCGGCCACCCTGATCAACGACGCGCCGCTGGAAATGCAGGCGGGCGGCAAGGTCTGGGCGCCGCAGAATGACGACTTCAAGTTCGACGGTCCCATCACCATGCGCTACGCGCTGGCGCAGTCGAAGAACGTGGCCTCGGTACGCATCCTGCGCGCGCTGGGCGTGTCGTACACGCACGACTTCATGGAAAAATTCGGCTTCGACCCGGCCCGCCAGCCCAGCAATCTGACCATGGCGCTGGGCACGGGTTCCGTCACGCCCGTGCAGATGGCGGGCGCCTACGCCCTGTTCGCCAATGGCGGCCACCAGGTGGAACCGTATTTGATCGACCGCATCGTCGACGCCAAGGGCGCGGTGCTGATGCAGACCAAGCCGCCCGCGCCGAACGACGACAAGACCCTGGCGCTGGACCCGCGCAACGCCTTCGTGATGGACAGCATGCTGCGCGAAGTGGCGCGCACCGGCACGGGCGCGGCGGCGACGAAAAAACTGGGACGCAGCGACATCGCCGGCAAGACGGGCACCACCAGCGACGCCGTCGACGGCTGGTTCGCCGGCTATGGCGGCGGCATCGTGGCCGTGGCGTGGATGGGCTATGACGAGCCCAAGTCCCTGGGCGGACGCGAATTCGGTTCGACCCTGGCCATGCCGATCTGGATCGACTACATGCGCACGGCCCTGTCGACGCGCCCGCAAATCACGCGCGCCGTGCCGGCGGGCCTGAGCCAGGTCGATGGCGAATGGCTGTACGACGAATTCATCGACATGAACGGCGTGAAAACGCTGGATATGGATGTGGAGACGCCAACGGATCCGGCGGCAGTGCCGGAGACGGTGCCGCCAGAAACCACGAACTGA
- a CDS encoding TetR/AcrR family transcriptional regulator: MTPLNGENIWEYILDRHAERIGVKRRKPALENLERIFVATFRLANDVGFRAMSLRDLCRETGLSMGGLYGYITSKDQLAEMIEDVVRHATQALPLLFADVKSPLDRLEAMIRSSIYLSEVLQPWFYFVFMDSRVLQVEQRSMAKNSELYVQTLIAATIGEIEPKPQGDPTLLAAHCLALFQDWYVKRWKYRAAKVNVDDFADSVVSTVRGYLNMTGRSD, from the coding sequence ATGACGCCTTTGAATGGCGAAAACATCTGGGAATATATTCTTGACCGCCACGCGGAACGTATCGGCGTCAAGCGCCGCAAGCCGGCGCTGGAAAATCTTGAACGCATCTTCGTCGCCACCTTCCGCCTGGCCAATGACGTGGGTTTCCGCGCCATGAGCTTGCGTGACCTGTGCCGCGAGACGGGACTGTCGATGGGCGGCCTGTATGGCTACATCACCAGCAAGGACCAACTGGCTGAAATGATCGAGGACGTGGTGCGCCACGCCACGCAAGCCTTGCCCTTGTTGTTTGCCGACGTGAAGTCGCCGCTGGACCGCCTGGAGGCGATGATACGCTCGTCGATCTACCTGTCCGAAGTGCTGCAGCCGTGGTTTTATTTTGTCTTCATGGATTCGCGCGTGCTGCAGGTGGAGCAGCGCAGCATGGCGAAGAATTCGGAACTGTATGTGCAGACCCTGATCGCCGCCACCATCGGGGAAATCGAACCGAAGCCGCAGGGCGATCCCACCTTGCTGGCCGCGCACTGCCTGGCACTGTTCCAGGACTGGTACGTGAAACGCTGGAAATACCGCGCGGCGAAGGTCAATGTCGACGATTTCGCCGATAGCGTGGTCAGTACGGTGCGCGGGTATTTGAACATGACCGGTAGGTCGGATTAG
- a CDS encoding lipase family alpha/beta hydrolase: MKTRFWQLLSTLLLSLAILPGSASAAGYTQTKYPIVLVHGLFGFDKLGPVEYFYGVPAALRSGGAQVYVTTVSAANSTEVRGEQLLSQVRQILAATGAAKVNLIGHSHGGPTARYVASVRPDLVASVTSVAGVNKGSKVADILSGAIPNTSGALGNALASLIGILSGNKGLPQNAGASLASLSTAGSLAFNSRHPQGVPSSACGEGAYQVQGVHYFSWSGAQPYTNVLDVGDPLLAAISLAFGGVKNDGLVSSCSSHLGKVIRDDYAMNHLDEVNQFVGIVNLFETNPVTVFRQQANRLQGLGL; the protein is encoded by the coding sequence ATGAAGACTCGCTTTTGGCAACTGCTATCCACCCTTCTGCTTTCCCTCGCCATCCTGCCCGGCAGCGCCAGCGCCGCCGGCTACACGCAGACGAAGTACCCGATCGTGCTGGTGCACGGCCTGTTCGGCTTCGACAAGCTCGGTCCCGTCGAATATTTTTATGGCGTCCCCGCCGCCCTGCGCAGCGGCGGCGCGCAAGTGTATGTGACCACCGTGTCGGCCGCCAACAGCACGGAAGTGCGCGGCGAACAGCTGCTGTCGCAGGTGCGGCAAATCCTCGCCGCCACCGGCGCGGCCAAGGTTAATTTGATCGGCCATAGCCACGGCGGCCCCACGGCCCGCTATGTCGCCTCCGTGCGCCCCGATCTGGTGGCGTCCGTCACCAGCGTGGCCGGCGTCAACAAGGGCTCCAAGGTAGCCGATATCCTCAGCGGCGCCATTCCCAACACCAGCGGCGCGCTGGGCAACGCGCTCGCCTCCCTGATCGGCATTTTGTCGGGCAACAAGGGTTTGCCGCAAAACGCGGGCGCCTCGCTGGCGTCGCTGTCGACGGCCGGCTCGCTGGCTTTCAACAGCCGCCACCCGCAAGGCGTGCCCAGCTCCGCCTGCGGCGAAGGCGCCTACCAGGTGCAAGGCGTGCACTACTTTTCGTGGAGCGGCGCGCAACCGTACACGAATGTGCTCGACGTGGGCGACCCGCTGCTGGCCGCCATCAGCCTGGCCTTCGGCGGCGTCAAGAACGATGGCCTGGTCAGCAGCTGCTCCAGCCACCTGGGCAAGGTGATCCGCGACGACTACGCCATGAACCATCTCGATGAAGTCAACCAGTTCGTCGGCATCGTCAACCTGTTCGAGACGAACCCCGTCACGGTCTTCCGCCAGCAAGCCAACCGCCTGCAAGGCCTGGGACTGTAA
- a CDS encoding lipase secretion chaperone translates to MRTNAKWIIGGSLAALALYLVLRPGEPPAPPPEKAEPDLFAFVRSMEGTRPDGNVAVAAGDKLVVDAELGHLFDYYLAGLGEKPLAAIRSQIEAELDRRLAPVPAREAKRLLGAYLAYKQALAGAEQALPAQADAALAARARLQAMRALRGNYFTAEESAGLFGASDAYDDDAVARMAILGDASLDEAQRQAQLAALDQKMSPAQRAARDAPLQVAQLDASVKTLRAQGGGDNEVYRLRASTFTPAAAARLAELDREESQWQQRIIAYQAAKAQQAGLPGGAQDAAALQRLRDASFSPEEQRRLGAYE, encoded by the coding sequence ATGCGCACGAACGCGAAATGGATCATCGGCGGCAGCCTGGCGGCCCTGGCCCTGTATCTGGTGCTGCGCCCCGGGGAGCCGCCCGCCCCGCCGCCGGAAAAGGCGGAACCGGACCTGTTCGCGTTCGTGCGCTCGATGGAAGGCACGCGGCCCGACGGCAACGTGGCGGTGGCCGCCGGCGACAAGCTGGTGGTCGATGCGGAACTGGGCCACCTGTTCGACTACTACTTGGCGGGCCTCGGCGAAAAGCCGCTGGCCGCCATCCGCAGCCAGATCGAGGCGGAACTGGACCGGCGCCTGGCGCCCGTCCCCGCCCGCGAAGCCAAGCGCCTGCTGGGCGCGTACCTGGCCTACAAGCAGGCGCTGGCCGGCGCGGAACAGGCCTTGCCGGCGCAAGCCGATGCGGCCCTGGCGGCGCGCGCGCGCCTGCAAGCCATGCGCGCCTTGCGCGGCAACTATTTTACAGCCGAGGAAAGCGCCGGCCTGTTCGGCGCCAGCGACGCGTATGACGACGACGCCGTGGCGCGCATGGCCATACTCGGCGACGCCTCGCTCGACGAAGCACAGCGCCAGGCGCAACTGGCCGCGCTGGACCAGAAAATGTCGCCGGCCCAGCGCGCCGCGCGCGACGCGCCGCTGCAGGTGGCGCAGCTGGACGCCTCCGTCAAGACCTTGCGGGCACAGGGCGGCGGCGACAATGAAGTCTACCGCCTGCGCGCCAGCACGTTCACGCCGGCAGCGGCGGCGCGCCTGGCGGAACTGGACCGCGAGGAATCGCAGTGGCAGCAGCGCATCATCGCGTATCAGGCGGCCAAGGCACAACAGGCCGGCCTGCCCGGCGGCGCGCAGGATGCGGCAGCCCTGCAGCGGCTGCGCGACGCCAGTTTCTCGCCGGAGGAACAGCGCCGGCTGGGCGCCTACGAATAG